A genomic window from Silene latifolia isolate original U9 population chromosome Y, ASM4854445v1, whole genome shotgun sequence includes:
- the LOC141628187 gene encoding uncharacterized protein LOC141628187, giving the protein MCAQEIEDHKERALYYLSRTLVGVELNYAPIEKICLALVFAIQKLRHYMQAHTIHVVSKADPIKYILSRPVLSGRLAKWAMLLKRYDLVFVPQKVMKGQAIADFFADHPKITSRVGNFDDLPEKKFSTWTFYLHGLCTNNMAEYQALILGLQMAIEIGVRDMDIYGDSKLVVNQVLGEFEVKKEDLIPYHQRALQSALNQLDDIHVGHVPRSANKLADALANLAATLAPGKKSL; this is encoded by the exons ATGTgtgctcaagaaattgaagaccACAAGGAGAGAGCACTCTACTACCTGAGTCGTACCTTGGTTGGAGTTGAGTTGAATTACGCGCCTATAGAGAAGATATGTCTTGCTTTGGTGTTTGCCATCCAGAAGTTGAGGCACTACATGCAGGCGCATACCATACATGTGGTCTCAAAAGCTgatccaatcaagtacatactctcaagACCAGTCTTGTCCGGAAGACTTGCGAAATGGGCAATGTTGCTTAAGCGGTATGACTTGGTGTTCGTGCCTCAAAAGGTCATGAAAGGTCAAGCTATCGCCGACTTCTTTGCCGATCATCCAAAGATTACCAGCAGAGTGGGAAATTTCGATGACCTCCCGGAGAAAAAATTTTCTACGTGGACGTTCTACCTCCATGGC TTGTGTACAAATAATATGGCAGAATACCAAGCTCTCATACTCGGTCTTCAAATGGCGATCGAAATAGGTGTCAGAGATATGGACATATATGGAGACTCAAAGCTGGTGGTCAACCAAGTCCTGGGTGAATTTGAAGTGaaaaaggaagacttgattccCTACCATCAACGGGCATTACAATCTGCTTTGAATCAACTTGACGACATCCATGTTGGTCATGTGCCAAGGAGTGCTAATAAGTTGGCTGACGCGCTTGCTAATCTTGCAGCCACTTTGGCACCGGGGAAGAAGAGTCTATGA
- the LOC141628188 gene encoding uncharacterized protein LOC141628188 — protein MDELSSSRTMIHGFNLNGERAVGMIRVNLTMGDLSSDTLFHVMDGKTSFKLLLGRPWKHENGVVASTLHQCLKYYRDGERKIDGDAKPFSKVDSFFADAKFFEENGTSSEFMPTTISSIGKGGKREKNIIKEDEAASPAKENDVKKEVDKASKTTTPVASPKKQETTQKTTPPVLHYIPKSRRKDGESPFAECLIPKIEPKDKKSSVQAGMGGQSRYTSTNQSSSEGNKGIFDSNAYKLLAKAGYDFTNPTPLGKVIEVEPYGLNKAQHEVFKQDGSFMVTRAGLEYESPAPVKIGARRKGATASSQHITVEEVEENEGEEKMHPSSVFDRISPPVEKCRPSIFTRLGRPSASTKHISIFSRLGNQGESKVKVSTPSLRINKKGAIHERLGGPSKTRMQVVDIIQHEPLKARRRILVLTGQQKNAEEIVPSSSRPCDTKKSSDLEITASSYHITIEEIPDENEEVEADEAPETLEDGGQSTVDELKELNLGTIEDPRPIYVSALLTKEEEEEYYKLLVEYKDVFAWSYKEMPGLSPKIAVHRLTIKKGTSPKKQPQRRFRPELVPEIEKEVNKLIEAGFIREVKYSTWIANIVPVRKKNGQLLICVDFRDLNDACPKDDFPLPVTELMIDATTGHEALSFMDCTAGYNQIHTAPEDQETTGFRTPKGIFSYTVMPFGLKSAGATYQRAM, from the exons ATGGATGAACTCTCCAGTAGTCGAACAatgattcatggtttcaacttAAATGGGGAGCGTGCGGTTGGCATGATCCGTGTAAACCTTACCATGGGTGATCTTTCTTCCGACACATTGTTCCATGTCATGGATGGCAAGACATCGTTCAAACTATTGCTGGGACGACCTTGGAAGCACGAGAATGGAGTTGTCGCCTCGACCCTCCATCAATGCTTGAAATATTATCGTGATGGCGAAAGAAAAATAGACGGAGACGCCAAACCTTTCTCTAAGGTCGACTCTTTCTTCGCTGATGCAAAATTCTTTGAAGAAAATGGTACTTCCAGTGAGttcatgccaaccaccatctcttcaaTAGGAAAAGGAGGTAAGCGGGAAAAGAACATCATCAAAGAAGATGAAGCTGCAAGTCCTGCTAAAGAAAATGATGTTAAAAAAGAGGTAGACAAGGCCAGCAAAACAACTACTCCTGTTGCATCACCCAAGAAGCAAGAGACGACGCAGAAAACTACACCACCAGTACTACACTATATCCCGAAGTCTCGCCGCAAAGATGGGGAGAGTCCTTTTGCAGAGTGTCTAATACCAAAGATAGAGCCTAAGGATAAAAAGTCAAGTGTTCAAGCAGGAATGGGTGGCCAAAGTCGTTACACCTctaccaa TCAATCATCAAGTGAAGGAAACAAGGGGATAtttgattccaatgcttacaagctaCTGGCAAAGGCTGGATATGACTTTACAAATCCGACTCCTCTCGGCAAAGTTATAGAAGTTGAGCCGTACGGTCTGAACAAAGCGCAACATGAAGTGTTCAAGCAAGATGGGAGTTTCATGGTGACCAGGGCCGGGCTCGAATATGAGTCTCCTGCACCTGTGAAGATTGGTGCTCGTAGAAAAGGGGCTACTGCGTCTTCTCAGCACATCACAGTAGAAGAGGTCGAAGAAAATGAAGGAGAGGAAAAGATGCATCCATCTTCAGTCTTCGATCGAATAAGTCCACCTGTAGAGAAGTGTCGCCCTTCTATATTCACAAGGTTAGGGAGACCAAGTGCTTCAACCAAACACATTTCTATATTTTCTAGGCTTGGCAATCAAGGAGAAAGTAAAGTCAAAGTGTCAACACCTTCGTTGCGCATAAACAAGAAGGGCGCAATACATGAACGCTTGGGCGGTCCATCAAAAACA CGTATGCAAGTAGTGGATATCATCCAACATGAGCCACTCAAAGCAAGGAGGCGCATACTAGTTCTTACTGGTCAACAAAAGAATGCCGAAGAGATTGTGCCTTCATCTTCACGTCCCTGTGATACAAAGAAGTCAAGTGACTTAGAAATTACAGCGTCGTCATATCACATCACAATAGAAGAGATACCTGACGAGAACGAAGAAGTTGAGGCGGATGAGGCCCCTGAAACACTTGAAGACGGGGGGCAATCGACTGTAGATGAACTCAAGGAACTCAACTTGGGAACTATTGAAGATCCTCGGCCCATTTATGTCAGTGCTCTGCtgactaaggaagaagaagaggagtactACAAGTTGTTGGTCGAGTACAAGGATGTCTTCGCTTGGAGCTATAAAGAGATGCCTGGACTCAGCCCAAAAATTGCAGTTCATCGTCTAACAATCAAGAAAGGCACCAGTCCCAAAAAGCAACCTCAACGTCGTTTCAGGCCGGAACTTGTACCTGAAATTGAAAAGGAAGTCAACAAACTCATTGAAGCAGGTTTCATACGAGAAGTCAAATATTCTACTTGGATAGCAAACATTGTCCCAGTCAGAAAGAAGAATGGACAATTGCTCATATGTGTTGACTTCAGAGACCTTAATGATGCATGcccgaaggatgacttccctttgccagtcACAGAGTTGATGATTGACGCAACCACTGGTCATGAAGCCCTCTCATTCATGGATTGTACTGCTGGTTACAATCAGATACATACGGCACCTGAAGATCAAGAAACAACAGGTTTTCGAACCCCAAAAGGGATCTTCAgctacacagtcatgccgtttggattgaagagTGCTGGCGCTACGTACCAACGCGCAATGTAA